In one Balaenoptera musculus isolate JJ_BM4_2016_0621 chromosome 20, mBalMus1.pri.v3, whole genome shotgun sequence genomic region, the following are encoded:
- the LOC118886934 gene encoding C-C motif chemokine 15-like has product MKTSIAALSCLILAAQAAVEHLMPNLKSEHSIAQGGFHRPTDCCMSYTSRNIRCAFMKDYVETTSACSRPAIIFITKREQRVCANPRDERVQKCVLDLKLRSALKDPRTLFLEKGYLESAPSPPSLFPRLPPRWALA; this is encoded by the exons ATGAAGACCTCAATAGCTGCCCTCTCCTGCCTCATCCTTGCTGCCCAGGCTGCAGTTG AACACCTGATGCCGAACCTGAAGAGTGAACACTCAATAGCTCAAGGAG GCTTTCACCGTCCCACTGACTGCTGCATGTCTTACACCTCACGAAATATCCGATGTGCATTCATGAAAGATTATGTAGAAACGACCAGTGCGTGTTCCCGGCCTGCCATCAT CTTCATCACCAAGAGGGAGCAGCGTGTCTGTGCTAACCCCAGAGATGAGCGAGTTCAGAAATGCGTGTTGGACCTGAAGCTAAGATCAGCACTCAAGGACCCGAGAACGCTATTTCTTGAGAAGGGATACTTGGAGTCGGCCCCCTCACCTCCATCTCTCTTTCCCCGACTACCTCCTAGGTGGGCCCTGgcctga